One Mugil cephalus isolate CIBA_MC_2020 chromosome 22, CIBA_Mcephalus_1.1, whole genome shotgun sequence genomic window carries:
- the LOC124999760 gene encoding protein FAM180A, with product MCARISMTQWWALLAVVYLSIHWAATQHHRKALYPSAHRIRRGTHTLINPTFQRSVEDVNLLFEILLAGMQIGDEEHATVIPDEELASLRSVEKLEVICEDVLPKSLPEIRRLAAELAQRRRPLGWQDFERTVLTLVYATQTVAKITNQHQRDLWTDALVQLFKAVQRDLKPS from the exons ATGTGTGCGAGGATCAGCATGACGCAGTGGTGGGCTTTACTCGCGGTGGTTTACCTGTCCATCCACTGGGCGGCCACTCAGCACCACAGGAAAG CTTTGTATCCGTCTGCACATAGGATAAGACGGGGGACGCACACGCTGATCAACCCCACGTTCCAGCGTTCAGTGGAGGACGTCAATCTGCTGTTTGAG ATCCTGCTGGCCGGAATGCAGATCGGAGACGAGGAACACGCCACCGTGATCCCAGATGAGGAGCTGGCCTCCCTGAGGAGTGTGGAGAAGCTGGAAGTCATCTGCGAGGACGTCCTGCCCAAGAGCCTCCCCGAGATCCGACGCCTGGCGGCCGAGCTCGCCCAGCGGCGCCGGCCTCTGGGCTGGCAGGACTTTGAGCGGACGGTGCTGACGCTGGTGTACGCGACTCAGACGGTGGCTAAGATCACAAACCAGCACCAGAGAGATTTGTGGACAGACGCTTTGGTCCAGCTGTTCAAAGCCGTGCAGAGAGACCTCAAACCCTCTTGA